A stretch of Vespula vulgaris chromosome 5, iyVesVulg1.1, whole genome shotgun sequence DNA encodes these proteins:
- the LOC127063669 gene encoding uncharacterized protein LOC127063669 translates to MTNLLLHSLLLNIAGNVVMPGGNSSYEKTIDATLNILMSCALKNDSNFLFAGEYAEILINHRHFFGQTAIALVAESKNSTFDSFTLTQHSFLIYKQTYHEFVRFLYKLRLFVVITSSQPILKLTLKRIKETTWANSNGYYILIDRKTAERGCGNAKSYLWTAWQFDLLRSIFICFDPIEGVVLYSYDPYTGEPSKNWKEVKRISGRNGHPWLLLQKRYDKAICPFKEINRINTFHGYEVRLCAIQVPPFLYIQNNLTGLKRFKGDDSIIVQTILKKLNTTINITVKDLMLGGIDKYGGMTGLLEEVTNGLCDIAMNSKSFTMTWHLSYSYPHDESGLCVMSQTKEEVSELRKLMNLLATPFMLGMMIIYTVTLLIMTKLDGFFEAFLNVERLLLCVAILRPPKINSYRIYICMIFILSLSANAVFQSHWYSLLTMPQFYSNIDTYDDLKDSKHDIYGTISFKGLVGEELESRFHETSYFDCLQIVKNTSNAVWISECLNIHFRLINETNLYISKNKVREFVSSFIARENWPIFRTFNRNLQRLVESGLIAMWKKHTLAYLQRNMQLKIMNATGYKVLKFKHLDFSFYILAIGNACAIIVFFMELMVHRYRENMRKIIKKNRLLKLN, encoded by the exons TTTCTATTCGCCGGCGAATACGCAGAGATCTTAATTAATCATCGCCATTTTTTCGGACAGACCGCAATAGCTCTGGTGGCAGAATCAAAAAACTCGACTTTCGATTCGTTCACTTTGACCCAGCATTCGTTTCTTATTTACAAACAAACGTATCACGAGTTCGTACGATTTCTTTACAAACTTCGTCTATTTGTCGTGATAACTTCCTCCCAACCGATTCTTAAATTGactttgaaaagaataaaggaaacTACGTGGGCTAATAGCAATGgatattatattctaatagATAGGAAGACCGCGGAACGTGGTTGCGGTAACGCTAAATCGTATCTTTGGACAGCTTGGCAATTCGATCTTCTACGTTCGATCTTTATTTGCTTCGATCCTATCGAAGGTGTCGTACTTTATTCTTACGATCCTTACACGGGTGAACCATCGAAGAATTGGAAGGAGGTGAAAAGAATTTCTGGACGTAATGGACATCCTTGGCTTTTACTTCAAAAGAGATATGACAAAG cAATTTGTCCATTCAAAGAAATTAACAGAATCAATACATTTCATGGTTACGAAGTAAGATTGTGCGCGATACAAGTACCACCATTTCTATACATACAGAATAATCTGACTGGATTGAAAAGATTTAAAGGGGATGACAGCATTATCGTACAAACGATTCTTAAGAAGCTTAACACTACTATAAACATTACGGTAAAGGATCTTATGTTGGGTGGTATCGATAAATATGGAGGTATGACCGGCTTGTTAGAAGAAGTTACGAATGGTCTTTGCGATATAGCAATGAATTCCAAGAGCTTCACCATGACGTGGCATCTGAG TTACAGCTATCCACACGACGAATCTGGTTTATGCGTTATGTCtcaaacgaaagaagaagtttCGGAGTTACGAAAATTAATGAACCTTTTGGCGACACCCTTCATGTTAGGCATGATGATAATCTACACGGTTACTCTTCTGATCATGACGAAATTAGATGGATTCTTTGAAGCCTTTTTAAATGTAGAACGTTTGTTATTATGCGTCGCCATATTACGTCCAcctaaaataaattcttatagaatttatatctGTATGATATTTATACTCTCGTTATCTGCAAATGCTGTTTTTCAAAGTCATTGGTATTCTTTACTAACGATGCCCCAATTCTATTCGAACATTGACACTTACGATGATCTCAag gATTCTAAACATGACATATATGGAACCATAAGTTTCAAAGGTTTGGTCGGTGAAGAGTTGGAGTCTCGTTTTCATGAAACCTCTTACTTCGATTGCCTTCAGATAGTTAAAAATACGAGTAACGCGGTATGGATATCGGAATGTCTTAACATACATTTCAGattaataaacgaaacgaatttgtacatttcgaaaaataaagtaagagAATTCGTGTCATCGTTCATTGCCAGAGAAAATTGGCCGATCTTCAGAACGTTCAATAGGAATTTGCAAAGATTAGTAGAATCTGGTCTGATCGCTATGTGGAAAAAACATACTCTCGCGTATTTGCAACGAAATATGcaattgaaaataatgaacgCGACTGGATACAAAGTTCTTAAGTTTAAACATCTTGATTTTAGTTTTTACATACTTGCAATAGGCAATGCTTGTGCCATTATAGTTTTCTTCATGGAATTGATGGTCCATCGATATCGCGAAAATATGAGAAAGATCATTAAAAAGAATCGTttgttgaaattaaattaa